One Vigna unguiculata cultivar IT97K-499-35 chromosome 7, ASM411807v1, whole genome shotgun sequence genomic region harbors:
- the LOC114190994 gene encoding uncharacterized protein LOC114190994, with protein sequence MKSYKEKKTRKAKAKSCLFAGVSATLFTRIMTLKTAKEIWEYLKKEYAGDERIRGMQVLNLMREFELQKMKESETIKEYSDRLLAIVNKVRLLGTNFLDCRIIEKILVTVPERYEASITTLENTKDLSKITLAEVLHALQAQEQRRLMRQDQVVEGALPAKHHSGKKNFKKHKQTSGENTTYKGKGKKKNYPPCEHCGKLGHPPFRCWKRPDAKCNKCNQLGHEAVICGSKQHEVNAQVVEQDDEDHIFSASIFSAKSNSESEVRDSPCSWKTGLSIGVMCCKVSIGGDDGSGGL encoded by the coding sequence ATGAAAAGTTACAAGGAGAAGAAAACTCGGAAAGCAAAGGCGAAATCATGTCTCTTTGCTGGTGTTTCGGCAACCCTCTTCACTCGAATCATGACCTTAAAAACAGCAAAAGAAATATGGGAGTATCTAAAGAAGGAGTATGCAGGGGATGAAAGGATTCGAGGTATGCAAGTGTTGAATTTGATGAGAGAATTTGAgcttcaaaagatgaaggagtCTGAGACCATTAAAGAGTACTCAGACAGATTGCTTGCCATTGTTAACAAGGTAAGATTACTTGGCACAAATTTTTTGGATTGCAGAATTATCGAAAAAATTCTTGTAACTGTGCCAGAAAGGTATGAGGCATCCATAACCACTCTAGAAAACACAAAAGATCTGTCCAAGATTACCTTGGCAGAGGTGTTACATGCCTTGCAGGCCCAAGAGCAACGGAGGCTTATGAGACAAGATCAAGTGGTTGAAGGTGCATTACCGGCAAAGCATCACAGTGGAAAGAAAAACTTCAAGAAGCATAAACAAACAAGCGGTGAAAACACTACATACAAAGGCAAgggcaaaaagaaaaattacccaCCTTGTGAGCATTGCGGAAAATTGGGTCATCCACCATTCAGGTGTTGGAAAAGACCAGATGCAAAATGCAACAAGTGTAATCAGCTTGGACATGAAGCTGTAATTTGTGGAAGCAAACAACATGAAGTCAATGCCCAAGTTGTTGAGCAAGATGACGAAGATCATATTTTCTCTGCTTCAATTTTTTCAGCAAAGAGTAACTCTGAATCTGAAGTAAGGGATTCACCATGTTCTTGGAAAACTGGACTATCCATTGGGGTCATGTGTTGTAAGGTATCAATAGGTGGAGATGATGGTTCAGGAGGACTTTGA
- the LOC114190995 gene encoding ferritin-3, chloroplastic-like, whose amino-acid sequence MATGTSSTMPTHFIDNLRRHRLGQRLGSAPDGTDHATHLHRHSFEEVKKEFDLVPILPEASLVRQKYTNEYEVVVNEQIKFFKESSEEEREHVDKLMEYQQGNLLCLLEKLTNEKLLNLHTVASKNNDV is encoded by the exons ATGGCTACAGGTACGTCTTCGACCATGCCGACTCACTTCATCGACAACCTCCGACGACATCGTCTAGGACAACGTCTTGGGTCGGCCCCAGACGGCACCGACCACGCCACCCACCTCCACCGACATTCCTTTGAAGAGGTCAAGAAGGAGTTCGACCTTGTCCCCATACTTCCAGAAGCTTCCCTTGTTCGCCAGAAGTACACCAATGAATATGAAGTTGTTGTCAACGAACAAATCAA ATTTTTTAAGGAGTCAAGTGAGGAGGAAAGAGAGCATGTTGATAAATTGATGGAATATCAG CAAGGGAACTTGCTCTGTCTTTTGGAGAAGCTAACAAATGAGAAGCTTCTTAACTTGCACACT GTTGCCTCAAAGAACAATGATGTGTAA
- the LOC114191457 gene encoding uncharacterized protein LOC114191457: MSRTQSSSSYCNNCVQRSVPASRTQALRPICDCGQAAVVRTARTPRNVSRKFCGCANYKRQSEGGGVSCNFFQWWYEDVDEEKEVLIVNQNMKIEDLENVVKDLKKYFNVLAVVVSIVGLIIVVMLALMLKD; this comes from the exons ATGTCTCGGACCCAATCATCTTCTTCATACTGTAATAACTGCGTGCAGCGTAGTGTTCCCGCTTCTCGCACTCAAGCTTTAAGACCTATTTGCGATTGTGGGCAAGCTGCAGTTGTGCGGACAGCAAGAACTCCGAGAAATGTGAGTAGAAAATTTTGTGGTTGTGCTAACTACAAG CGGCAGAGTGAAGGTGGTGGTGTTTCCTGCAATTTTTTTCAATGGTGGTACGAAGACgttgatgaagaaaaagaagttcttattgtgaaccaaaacatgaaAATAGAAGATCTCGAGAATGTAGTTAAGGATCTGAAAAAATACTTTAATGTATTAGCCGTAGTTGTTAGTATCGTTGGGTTGATAATCGTTGTGATGTTGGCGTTGATGCTGAAAGATTGA
- the LOC114191458 gene encoding uncharacterized protein LOC114191458 has product MEARLDGLEKLLQEMAQDRDKTDNENHDRFQRIEDLLRGVSGLVEKISLGEPTGQSSSTGHFRPHDRQKEETDMGLCPSRWRKLDIPVFVGEEAYGWTNRLERYFRLKAVSEEEKMQAVMVALEGKALNWFQWWETCHQTPSWEEFKVAVVRRFQPTMLRNPFEILIGLSQNGTVDEYIEQFEMYAGFLKGIEQEYLVGIFLNGLKDDIKAEVKLYDPATLADLMLKAQMVEEKIRVHSKAGYSSLNRSTTTSKPYTVTRSFSREPTASGSSVNFNDEKGKSGETTSIASNTSGGQRLRGAPFRKLSEAELQDKIKRGLCFRCDEKYGPNHICKNKQLHMLLLTEEEMTGLEGVQDKPEVNDEMGTAKGQVLQLSLCTMAGITTKKSWKLWGSIGSERVVVLLDCGASHNFISSNLISRCGLQQEDTPPFVVEVGDGHKVRCQGKCQGFLLDLQGFQVQQQFFVFDLSGADIVLGLEWLASLGEVKADFGQLKLTIRKGDTERLITGDPTLSKSQSSLKTLLHEWRNEGSCFLLKWGEEKEGNHTLDIPATLLPILELHETVFQEPIGLPPSRNHDHAIHLQQGATIPNLRPYKYSHQQKNEIETLVQEMLHAGIIRPSISPYSSPIILVRKKDGGGDFVSTIGL; this is encoded by the coding sequence ATGGAGGCAAGATTGGATGGATTGGAAAAGTTGCTCCAAGAAATGGCGCAAGATCGTGATAAAACTGATAATGAGAATCATGATCGCTTTCAACGCATTGAAGACTTGCTGCGAGGGGTTTCAGGGCTGGTGGAGAAGATATCTTTGGGAGAGCCAACAGGGCAGTCGTCCTCAACAGGACATTTTCGTCCTCATGATCGTCAGAAGGAGGAAACAGATATGGGATTGTGTCCGTCGCGTTGGAGGAAACTGGATATTCCAGTTTTTGTGGGGGAGGAGGCCTATGGCTGGACAAATCGTTTAGAACGATATTTTCGATTGAAGGCTGTGTCGGAGGAGGAAAAAATGCAGGCGGTAATGGTAGCGTTGGAAGGGAAAGCTCTCAATTGGTTTCAGTGGTGGGAAACCTGTCATCAGACCCCTTCTTGGGAAGAGTTTAAAGTAGCAGTGGTTAGAAGGTTCCAACCAACTATGTTACGGAACCCTTTTGAAATCTTGATAGGCTTAAGTCAGAATGGAACGGTTGATGAGTATATTGAGCAGTTTGAGATGTATGCAGGATTCTTGAAGGGAATTGAGCAAGAATACTTGGTGGGGATCTTCTTGAATGGTCTGAAAGATGACATTAAGGCAGAAGTCAAATTGTATGACCCTGCTACGCTGGCAGATTTAATGCTTAAAGCCCAAATGGTGGAGGAGAAGATTCGCGTGCATTCGAAGGCAGGTTATTCATCTCTGAATAGGTCTACCACTACCTCCAAACCTTATACAGTGACAAGAAGTTTTTCCAGGGAGCCAACAGCCTCAGGAAGTTCTGTCAATTTCAATGACGAAAAAGGGAAATCGGGGGAGACCACTAGTATTGCCAGCAACACATCAGGAGGGCAACGTCTTAGAGGAGCACCCTTTAGGAAATTGTCTGAGGCTGAGTTACAAGACAAGATCAAGAGAGGCCTTTGTTTTCGGTGTGATGAGAAGTATGGCCCTAACCACATTTGCAAAAACAAACAACTCCACATGTTGTTGTTAACAGAGGAAGAAATGACGGGATTAGAGGGTGTTCAAGACAAACCTGAGGTCAATGATGAAATGGGGACTGCAAAGGGGCAAGTTTTGCAACTCTCCTTGTGCACCATGGCTGGGATCACTACAAAGAAGTCCTGGAAGTTATGGGGTAGTATTGGATCTGAACGAGTAGTGGTGTTGCTGGATTGTGGTGCATCCCACAACTTTATTTCCTCCAACCTTATTTCTAGATGTGGGCTGCAACAGGAAGACACACCTCCATTCGTGGTGGAAGTTGGTGATGGCCACAAGGTACGGTGCCAAGGTAAATGCCAAGGATTTTTATTGGATTTACAGGGATTCCAGGTTCAACAACAATTTTTCGTCTTTGATTTGAGTGGGGCAGACATTGTGTTGGGGCTGGAATGGCTGGCTAGCCTTGGGGAGGTCAAGGCAGATTTTGGTCAGTTAAAGTTAACCATCAGGAAGGGTGATACAGAGAGGCTTATCACAGGAGATCCAACCTTATCAAAATCGCAGTCTTCCTTGAAAACTCTGCTGCACGAATGGCGAAACGAAGGATCATGTTTTCTGCTGAAATGGGGAGAAGAAAAGGAGGGCAACCACACTCTAGATATCCCTGCTACATTGCTTCCAATTTTAGAGCTCCACGAGACAGTTTTTCAAGAGCCCATAGGCTTACCCCCTAGCCGCAATCATGATCATGCTATTCACCTCCAGCAGGGAGCTACAATCCCTAACCTCAGACCCTACAAATACTCCCATCAgcagaaaaatgaaattgagacCTTGGTACAAGAGATGCTTCATGCTGGGATTATTAGACCTAGCATCAGTCCGTATTCAAGCCCCATAATTTTGGTTCGAAAGAAGGATGGGGGTGGCGATTTTGTGTCGACTATCGGCCTTTAA
- the LOC114192150 gene encoding uncharacterized protein LOC114192150, whose amino-acid sequence MDVESNFSQVAPPVFDGENYDAWAIKMGAYLEALDLWEAIEEDYEILPLPENPTMTQMKSYKEKKTRKAKAKSCLFAGVSATLFTRIMTLKTAKEIWEYLKKEYAGDERIRGMQVLNLMREFELQKMKESETIKEYSDRLLAIVNKVRLLGTNFLDCRIIEKILVTVPERYEASITTLENTKDLSKITLAEVLHALQAQEQRRLMRQDQVVEGALPAKHHSGKKNFKKHKQTSGENTTYKGKGKKKNYPPCEHCGKLGHPPFRCWKRPDAKCNKCNQLGHEAVICGSKQHEVNAQVVEQDDEDHIFSASIFSAKSNSESEVRDSPCSWKTGLSIGVMCCKVSIGGDDGSGGL is encoded by the coding sequence ATGGACGTTGAATCAAATTTCTCCCAAGTAGCACCTCCGGTCTTTGACGGAGAGAACTACGATGCCTGGGCGATAAAAATGGGGGCTTACCTAGAGGCTTTGGATCTTTGGGAAGCCATTGAAGAAGATTACGAAATCCTTCCGCTGCCCGAAAATCCCACCATGACCCAGATGAAAAGTTACAAGGAGAAGAAAACTCGGAAAGCAAAGGCGAAATCATGTCTCTTTGCTGGTGTTTCGGCAACCCTCTTCACTCGAATCATGACCTTAAAAACAGCAAAAGAAATATGGGAGTATCTAAAGAAGGAGTATGCAGGGGATGAAAGGATTCGAGGTATGCAAGTGTTGAATTTGATGAGAGAATTTGAgcttcaaaagatgaaggagtCTGAGACCATTAAAGAGTACTCAGACAGATTGCTTGCCATTGTTAACAAGGTAAGATTACTTGGCACAAATTTTTTGGATTGCAGAATTATCGAAAAAATTCTTGTAACTGTGCCAGAAAGGTATGAGGCATCCATAACCACTCTAGAAAACACAAAAGATCTGTCCAAGATTACCTTGGCAGAGGTGTTACATGCCTTGCAGGCCCAAGAGCAACGGAGGCTTATGAGACAAGATCAAGTGGTTGAAGGTGCATTACCGGCAAAGCATCACAGTGGAAAGAAAAACTTCAAGAAGCATAAACAAACAAGCGGTGAAAACACTACATACAAAGGCAAgggcaaaaagaaaaattacccaCCTTGTGAGCATTGCGGAAAATTGGGTCATCCACCATTCAGGTGTTGGAAAAGACCAGATGCAAAATGCAACAAGTGTAATCAGCTTGGACATGAAGCTGTAATTTGTGGAAGCAAACAACATGAAGTCAATGCCCAAGTTGTTGAGCAAGATGACGAAGATCATATTTTCTCTGCTTCAATTTTTTCAGCAAAGAGTAACTCTGAATCTGAAGTAAGGGATTCACCATGTTCTTGGAAAACTGGACTATCCATTGGGGTCATGTGTTGTAAGGTATCAATAGGTGGAGATGATGGTTCAGGAGGACTTTGA